The stretch of DNA TTACTGGCTCCCGATGACATTGTGAGCGTGGAAGAAAATCTGATCACGTTTACGTTGTCGACACTGGGCGGTCTTACCGGTCTTGCAAACACAGCGCGCGTAGCCACATTGCCGTAATCTGCCCCAATCACAATTCGACCAGATTTTATTTTCCGCACTCATGTCTGACCGAACTCAGCAAATATTGGACAACGAATTCTACGGTTTCGAGCAGTCCGACAGCACATCCGCTCAGCAGACACTGCAGACAGTACTGCGTTTTCTTCGGATGGTAGTGCGGCATCGTGCGATTGTCTTTGGATTTGTCGCCGTTGCCGTTTTCATCGGCGTGGTACATTTCAAACGCACGCCGAAAACCTATATGGCGTCGGCTTCGATGATGATTCGTCACTTCATGACCGATGGCGACGAACAGGCGATTCTTGCCAGACGTGAGCTGATGAAAGGCTACCGTCAACTGCTCGTCAGTGATTCGGTACTCAGTGATGCGGTCCGGAATCTGACATCGCTGCCGCCGGAACTTCAGGGAGTGTCCCCGACTGAACTACCGGGGCGATTACGTGAGATGCTGGATGTTAAGTTCGATTCCAATCAGAACTTTGTCGAGCTCAGCTATCATTCGCAGGATCCCGAATCGACCGCCGCTGTGATTGAAGCAGTCATTGCAGCGTCGCAAAGCTTCATCTCACGTGACCGCGGTGAACTCGCGAATGAACTGATGGTTCGTCTGGAGGCACAAAGCAGGGATGTAGCCGGGCAATTGCAGTTAAAGGGGCAACAGCTTCTTGCTGCTCGTAAGGCATCCGGAGACATCAGCACTGTTAACGGCACCGAAGAATCTCATCCAACCGTCAAAAGGGTGAACGAGTTAAGTAGTCAGCTGACAACGTCGCAAAGTCGTATTGTGAAACTGAAATCCACCATGCGCACGATCCGGTCACTGGCGTCAAACTCTCAGGATCTGTCGCCGGTGATGCCGATGCTGCAGGAGCTGGTTGGCCCGGAGCTCATCAAACAGATTCCTGGAATGCAGGGAGTTCCGCCGGAAACGATCAGAGAACTTGAAAATTCACTGCATGACGTCGAGGCTGAAATATCAGTACGCAGGGTCAACCTGGGGCTGAATCATCCGGAAATCAGACAGCGTATTGTCAAACGGGACCAATTGCAGAAACGCCTAAACGCAACACATCAAACAAACAGAAATCGTCTTGAAGGTCGAGGCAATGATCCACAGGTGGCCCAATGGATGGTCAATACTATATACGCTGAGCTCAACAGTACTCTGGAGCTGAAGAGAGGGCTGGAAAGCGAGTACTCCACTGCAGCGGAGGCTGCGCAGAAACTCAATGCGGATCTTGCTGATGTCCGCATGGCGGAACATGAGGTCAAGACCCTTCACGAGCAGCTTTCAACTTTGCAAAGTCGTCTGAAGTCGATCGATGTCTCGAAATCTGACGAAGACTTTCGTGTTGTGGTGTTAACGGACCCTTTGGTTCCTGCTAAGCCGGTGGCCCCGGTGTTGTCTCGTAGTCTGGCAATCAGCATCATTTTTGGACTCTTCGCATCGTTTGCCGTGATCTACGTGATTGATCTGGTCGACGACCGACTTCGATCTCCCGAGGATGTTCAAAGTCAGCTGGGGCTGCCTCTGCTGGGGATCATCCGACCGCTGCCCGAGGACCAGGTTGCAGAACACCCGATTTACGTTCATGCGTATCCGCTTACGGTCCAGACAGAATGTTTTCGAACGGTTCGTACGTCGATCAGTCTTGCCGAACCCGAAACGAAGTGTCTGGCCATTACCAGCAGTGAGCAAAGTGAGGGTAAGACAACATTCACAGCCAATCTGGCGGCGACGTTTACTCAGACCGGCAGTCGTACGTTGCTGATAGACGCTGATATGCGACGCCCCGGTCTGTCGAAGCTGCTGGAAATTCGGGGCAAAGGAGGCCTCTCTGAAATTTTGCGGGCCGGCGAAAATGTTCCGGAAATGTGCAGGGAACGA from Fuerstiella sp. encodes:
- a CDS encoding polysaccharide biosynthesis tyrosine autokinase, translated to MSDRTQQILDNEFYGFEQSDSTSAQQTLQTVLRFLRMVVRHRAIVFGFVAVAVFIGVVHFKRTPKTYMASASMMIRHFMTDGDEQAILARRELMKGYRQLLVSDSVLSDAVRNLTSLPPELQGVSPTELPGRLREMLDVKFDSNQNFVELSYHSQDPESTAAVIEAVIAASQSFISRDRGELANELMVRLEAQSRDVAGQLQLKGQQLLAARKASGDISTVNGTEESHPTVKRVNELSSQLTTSQSRIVKLKSTMRTIRSLASNSQDLSPVMPMLQELVGPELIKQIPGMQGVPPETIRELENSLHDVEAEISVRRVNLGLNHPEIRQRIVKRDQLQKRLNATHQTNRNRLEGRGNDPQVAQWMVNTIYAELNSTLELKRGLESEYSTAAEAAQKLNADLADVRMAEHEVKTLHEQLSTLQSRLKSIDVSKSDEDFRVVVLTDPLVPAKPVAPVLSRSLAISIIFGLFASFAVIYVIDLVDDRLRSPEDVQSQLGLPLLGIIRPLPEDQVAEHPIYVHAYPLTVQTECFRTVRTSISLAEPETKCLAITSSEQSEGKTTFTANLAATFTQTGSRTLLIDADMRRPGLSKLLEIRGKGGLSEILRAGENVPEMCRERIIPTEAPGLDVLPCGPRMMNAGVLLSRPSLAAILDWAVSEYDQVLVDCPPTLPVSDASIVGNYVDGMLFLLNPDKTHRRSALRAVDQLRSVGMNLVGVITNTSSEVHAGAYEYGYGYGQEYTYGHDEHDDENFSEVEDDVVAGASFKVMDTSPKAYSLLSGSMREDSGRETLGDPERKAA